The Bacteroidota bacterium genome has a segment encoding these proteins:
- a CDS encoding S-adenosylmethionine:tRNA ribosyltransferase-isomerase produces the protein MLLPEIQVADFDYLLPDSRIAMHPLPKREESKLLVYKDGAILHEHFYDIANYLPSQTLVLFNNSKVINARLYFRRKTGTEIEVFCLTKAVEYETKFNESYWYCLVGNVKRWKKDETLLRETSLYNATIKLQANFIEKSDNQFIIKFTWNSNHSFYELLEMFGQVPLPPYIKRHTDITDRKRYQTVYARHNGSVAAPTAGLHFTDEILKKLTAKKCIIDELTLHVGAGTFLPMKSDTANEHIMHPEKIIVTQKNIDNIIHQLDYQYPIATTGTTACRTLESLYWIGVKILTTQFENKGLLLDQWEPYQLDDTIEPIKSLEALLDYMQKNDLQTIEGYTKMMIVPGYKFKLSNILITNFHQPQSTLLMLVSAFTDGHWEDIYKAALANDYRFLSYGDGSILFRS, from the coding sequence ATGCTTTTACCCGAAATTCAAGTAGCAGATTTCGACTACCTATTACCCGATAGCAGAATAGCCATGCATCCCTTGCCCAAAAGGGAGGAGTCGAAGTTATTGGTATATAAAGATGGTGCTATATTACACGAGCATTTTTATGATATCGCAAACTATTTACCTTCCCAAACTTTGGTATTGTTTAATAATAGCAAAGTGATAAATGCTAGACTCTATTTCAGAAGAAAGACAGGTACTGAAATAGAAGTATTTTGTTTAACTAAAGCTGTGGAATATGAAACCAAATTCAACGAAAGTTATTGGTATTGTTTGGTAGGAAATGTGAAACGATGGAAAAAGGATGAGACCTTACTTAGGGAAACTTCATTATATAATGCCACAATAAAACTGCAAGCTAATTTTATAGAAAAATCCGACAACCAATTCATCATTAAATTTACTTGGAATTCCAATCATAGTTTTTATGAACTATTGGAAATGTTTGGCCAAGTTCCCTTACCACCTTATATAAAAAGACATACCGACATTACCGACCGCAAACGCTACCAAACGGTGTATGCACGACATAATGGGTCAGTAGCTGCTCCTACTGCTGGACTTCACTTTACAGATGAAATTCTGAAAAAGTTAACAGCGAAAAAATGTATTATAGATGAACTTACTTTACATGTAGGTGCAGGTACATTTTTACCTATGAAATCGGATACGGCCAATGAGCATATAATGCATCCCGAAAAAATTATTGTTACGCAAAAAAACATAGACAATATAATACATCAATTAGATTATCAATATCCCATTGCAACCACAGGAACCACTGCTTGCCGCACTTTGGAAAGTTTGTATTGGATAGGTGTAAAAATATTGACAACACAATTTGAAAACAAAGGACTATTATTAGACCAATGGGAACCCTATCAGTTAGATGATACAATTGAACCCATAAAATCATTGGAAGCATTATTAGATTATATGCAAAAAAATGATTTGCAAACCATAGAGGGTTATACCAAAATGATGATAGTGCCCGGTTATAAATTTAAATTAAGCAATATATTAATTACGAATTTCCACCAGCCGCAAAGCACACTGCTCATGCTTGTCTCAGCCTTTACAGACGGGCATTGGGAGGATATATATAAGGCTGCTTTGGCAAATGATTATCGTTTTCTGAGCTATGGAGATGGGAGTATACTTTTTAGGAGCTGA